A single genomic interval of Microbacterium sp. zg-Y1090 harbors:
- a CDS encoding helix-turn-helix domain-containing protein, whose amino-acid sequence MAELPDMRFLTVAEVAELMRVSKMTVYRLVHAGELPAVRFGRSYRVPESAVVDALQRPIADVG is encoded by the coding sequence ATGGCTGAACTGCCGGATATGCGATTCTTGACGGTCGCCGAGGTCGCCGAGCTCATGCGCGTCTCCAAGATGACGGTCTACCGCCTCGTGCATGCCGGCGAGCTCCCCGCCGTGCGCTTCGGCCGCAGCTACCGCGTGCCCGAGAGTGCCGTCGTGGATGCCTTGCAACGTCCTATCGCCGACGTCGGCTAG
- a CDS encoding 30S ribosomal protein bS22 yields MGSVIKKRRKRMAKKKHRKLLRKTRHQRRNKK; encoded by the coding sequence GTGGGTTCAGTCATCAAGAAGCGCCGCAAGCGCATGGCGAAGAAGAAGCACCGCAAGCTGCTTCGCAAGACTCGCCACCAGCGCCGCAACAAGAAGTAA